In one window of Nicotiana tabacum cultivar K326 chromosome 12, ASM71507v2, whole genome shotgun sequence DNA:
- the LOC107805050 gene encoding uncharacterized protein LOC107805050: MASTTSILSIPSLPSKPFSQKRSINTKIMTLAMKREANDQNYYNGRNVDENMIVLRKRIQEMKMIEKNYEPPAEWMVWEKKIYGNYNSSICEAMGLLQSLLMNTRPGLAFGMVALVALSVPISTVVVLFNLVEFTKGVLAGVHIC; this comes from the coding sequence atggcaTCAACTACTTCTATTCTTTCAATACCATCACTTCCATCCAAACCATTTTCTCAAAAAAGAtcaataaatacaaaaataatgaCTTTGGCTATGAAAAGAGAAGCCAATGATCAGAACTATTATAATGGTAGAAATGTGGACGAAAACATGATTGTTCTTAGGAAAAGAATTCAAGAGATGAAGATGATTGAGAAGAATTACGAGCCACCAGCAGAATGGATGGTTTGGGAGAAGAAGATTTATGGGAATTATAATTCGAGTATTTGTGAAGCCATGGGATTATTGCAATCTTTGTTGATGAATACAAGGCCAGGCTTGGCTTTTGGGATGgttgcacttgttgcattgagtgtGCCCATATCAACTGTTGTTGTACTTTTTAACCTCGTAGAGTTTACTAAAGGGGTTTTGGCTGGTGTTCATATTTGTTAA